The genomic segment ATCTGGCTTTTCATACCAGCGAGGGAGCGCCGTCTGGCATGCGCCATCGGGTGCTCTTCAAGGAACGCTATGTCCTCGCCGGCCGCGCCGGTCACCCGCGCCTGAAAAGACGGCCAACGCTTGCACAGTTCTGTGCACTCGATCATGTGATCGTATCGCCGGATGGCGGCGGTTTCCGAGGCGTCACGGATCAAGCGCTCGCGGAGGCGGGATTGACGCGCAGGGTTGTGCTTTCCGTTCCTCATTTCCTGTTTGTCATATCTGTATTAACCAGTACCGACCTGGTCGCGATGGTTCCTGCACGTCTGGTGCGCGACGCCAGTGCATTGCAGGTTGTCGAATCGCCGGTCGACGTGCCGGGATACGAGATGGCCATGCTCTGGCACGAGCGCTCGCATCGCGATCCAGCCCATCAATGGTTGCGTGAGCACATCGCAGCTTCGGTATAAGTCGTGCTAGCGTAATGGAAAGCAAAACAAACCTTACCTGAGCCTTCTTGCATATCAGCCGGCGATAGGCTCAAGATGATTGACGCGGCTGTTTTCATCATGGCTATGTGACGGTGAGGCGAAGTTCTGATCACGACTATATTGCCGTGGCGAGCAACCCATGACCCGTTTGAAGGCGGTGCTGAAGGCGCTTTCCGATTCATAGCCGAGCGACATGGCAATGGCGGAAACGGGATCGTGGGTATTCGCCAGCCTGTCTCCGGCCAGCAGCATGCGCCAGCGCGTCAGGTATTCCATCGGTGAGGTTCCAACCGTTTTTTTAAATTTCAGTGCAAAGGTCGAGCGTGACATGGCAGCACGTTCTGCCAGCACTTGCAAGGTCCAGGGATAGGCCGGGGCGTCATGGATCGCGCTGATCGCAGCCCCCATTTGTTTGTCTGCCAAGGCGAACAGCCAGCCGACGCCGCCTTGCAGGCCCTCCGCCAAGTGCAGCCGTAGGGCTTGCACCAGCATCATGTGGGCCAGATGCTGGCCGACCAGCAAGCCGCCCGGCTGTGGTTCGCGCAGCTCTTGCCGCATTTGTTCCATAGCCCAGCGCAGCGCCGCTTTATCAGCCTCTTTGCGGATATGTACAATCGGCGGCAGAACTCGTAGCAAGATATCGGCATGGCCGCCGCCGAGAATGAAGTGGCTGCCGGCCAGGAAGAGGTCTCCACCGCCGTTGACGGAGGAGATGCCGCCATTCAGCGCGCTGGAAAAAACCTCACGGAAGCCGACGGGCGTCAACGCCATATCGCTGGCAAGGCGGAACGGTCGGCCGCTCGGCAGCACCAGGCAGTCGCCCGCCTGGATGCACACTGCATCGGCAATCCCATCCACCAGCAGCCAGCACTGGCCGCTAATCACGGCGTAGCATTTGATACCTTCGTGCCGGGGGAACTGGATCGACCAATCTCCGCCGATATCAAAGCCACCGGACATATAACTGCGCGGTTTCAGCAACGACAAGACATCTGAGAGCGGATCCATGGGCTACCTCGGACGATTGCAAAGATAATGCGGACTTTACAGCATAGATTGTCCTTGCTCAATTAATTATCATGACC from the Collimonas arenae genome contains:
- a CDS encoding LysR family transcriptional regulator, with the protein product MNNLRRLDLNLLVTLDVLLSEHNVTRAAERLNFSQPSISVHLAKLRDIFGDPLLLPGPRGMRPTARAEELREPLRLALEALEQAVSPASPFDPAQANHTWRVAATDYGESTILQPALSGLRLAAPGTRLAVLELVPPRIARQAEQGDIDLAFHTSEGAPSGMRHRVLFKERYVLAGRAGHPRLKRRPTLAQFCALDHVIVSPDGGGFRGVTDQALAEAGLTRRVVLSVPHFLFVISVLTSTDLVAMVPARLVRDASALQVVESPVDVPGYEMAMLWHERSHRDPAHQWLREHIAASV
- a CDS encoding AraC family transcriptional regulator; translated protein: MDPLSDVLSLLKPRSYMSGGFDIGGDWSIQFPRHEGIKCYAVISGQCWLLVDGIADAVCIQAGDCLVLPSGRPFRLASDMALTPVGFREVFSSALNGGISSVNGGGDLFLAGSHFILGGGHADILLRVLPPIVHIRKEADKAALRWAMEQMRQELREPQPGGLLVGQHLAHMMLVQALRLHLAEGLQGGVGWLFALADKQMGAAISAIHDAPAYPWTLQVLAERAAMSRSTFALKFKKTVGTSPMEYLTRWRMLLAGDRLANTHDPVSAIAMSLGYESESAFSTAFKRVMGCSPRQYSRDQNFASPSHSHDENSRVNHLEPIAG